Proteins from a genomic interval of Nitrososphaerales archaeon:
- a CDS encoding fumarate hydratase, with protein sequence MKVINVNDIQRAVSKVCMEINYNLREGMEKIIEEALQKEESELGREVLKQMLENVAIAKMEKIPACQDTGVCIAYVQLGQDVRIEGGFLYDAINRGVAEGYVKGYLRKSVVRDPLNRINTGDNTPAVIHVELVPGDELKIILMAKGAGSENMGQVSMLTPADGLEGVKKFVIKTVKEGSINACPPVIVGVGIGGTFDTVGWLAKKALFRGMNVRNKNEFYAKLELELLKEINDLGIGPAGLGGRITALDVRIEYAPCHIAALPVAVNLECNAHRVGEIIL encoded by the coding sequence ATGAAAGTTATAAATGTAAATGATATACAGAGGGCAGTAAGTAAGGTGTGTATGGAGATCAATTACAATCTACGAGAGGGTATGGAGAAGATCATCGAAGAAGCCTTACAAAAAGAAGAGTCGGAACTTGGAAGGGAAGTTTTGAAGCAGATGTTAGAGAATGTAGCAATAGCGAAGATGGAGAAGATCCCTGCATGCCAAGATACTGGCGTATGTATAGCTTATGTTCAGTTGGGCCAGGATGTGCGTATAGAAGGGGGGTTCCTTTACGATGCTATCAATAGGGGCGTTGCAGAAGGTTATGTAAAAGGTTACTTACGTAAATCTGTAGTGCGTGATCCTCTCAATCGCATCAATACAGGAGATAATACACCAGCCGTGATACATGTGGAGCTTGTACCTGGAGATGAGCTGAAGATCATTCTGATGGCGAAGGGTGCAGGTTCAGAGAATATGGGCCAAGTAAGTATGCTCACTCCAGCCGATGGTTTAGAGGGTGTGAAAAAGTTTGTAATTAAAACTGTGAAGGAAGGAAGTATAAACGCTTGCCCACCAGTGATCGTAGGTGTTGGGATTGGAGGAACATTCGATACCGTAGGATGGTTGGCTAAGAAGGCACTCTTCAGGGGGATGAATGTTAGGAATAAGAATGAGTTTTACGCTAAGCTCGAATTGGAACTTCTTAAAGAGATCAACGATCTCGGTATAGGGCCTGCAGGTTTGGGTGGAAGGATTACAGCGCTAGATGTTAGAATAGAGTATGCACCATGCCATATTGCAGCCTTGCCAGTGGCTGTGAATCTTGAGTGTAATGCACATAGAGTAGGTGAAATCATATTATGA
- a CDS encoding Fe-S-containing hydro-lyase translates to MKITTPLTDDIVRKLRVGDRVEISGIIYTARDAAHKRFMDTINKGEKLPFDPVGQIIYYVGPTPPKPGMVIGSAGPTSSYRMDVFLEPLLKLGLKGTIGKGYRSQAAIDAMVRYGAVYFVAIGGAGALISKRIKRAEVIAYEDLGTEAVMKLEVENFPVIVANDTLGNDIFKLGIQRYSKIKV, encoded by the coding sequence ATGAAGATTACTACACCATTAACTGATGATATAGTAAGAAAGCTCAGAGTTGGCGATAGAGTGGAGATAAGTGGAATCATTTATACTGCAAGGGATGCAGCACATAAGAGGTTTATGGATACGATCAATAAAGGTGAGAAATTACCCTTCGATCCTGTAGGCCAAATCATATACTATGTAGGACCTACTCCACCCAAGCCTGGCATGGTAATAGGTTCGGCTGGGCCGACCTCATCATACCGCATGGATGTATTCCTTGAACCCCTTTTAAAGCTCGGTTTAAAGGGTACGATCGGTAAAGGCTATAGAAGCCAAGCAGCGATAGATGCTATGGTAAGGTATGGTGCAGTCTACTTTGTAGCTATTGGAGGAGCGGGCGCATTAATTTCAAAGAGGATTAAAAGAGCGGAGGTGATAGCGTACGAAGACCTCGGTACAGAGGCCGTAATGAAGTTAGAGGTAGAGAACTTCCCCGTCATAGTGGCTAACGATACCCTTGGAAATGATATCTTCAAACTCGGTATACAAAGATATTCAAAAATAAAAGTGTAG